In Pseudomonas sp. Leaf58, one DNA window encodes the following:
- the tolA gene encoding cell envelope integrity protein TolA, whose protein sequence is MQQREPSASESYFWPSVWAIGLHVLVFALLFVSFAMTPELPPAKPIVQATLYQLKSKSQATTQTNQKIAGEAKKTASRQTEVEQLEQKKVEQEAVKAAEQKKADAAQKAEEAREAAEAKKAEAAAEAAKAAEAKKATEAKKAEEAKKAAEKQQADIAKKKAEEEAKKKAEEEAKKEAAEEAKKQAAEDAKKKAAEEAKKKAAEDAKKKAVAEEAKKKAAEEAKKKAAADAQKKKAQEAARKAAEDKKAQALAELLSDTTERQQALADEQGDQVAGDFDDLIRMRAAEGWARPPSARKGMTVVLQINMLPDGTITSVSVARSSGDGPYDSSAVAAVKNIGRLTEMQGMKPSDFNQYRSFKMTFTPEDLAL, encoded by the coding sequence ATGCAACAGCGAGAGCCATCCGCCTCGGAAAGCTACTTCTGGCCCAGCGTCTGGGCCATCGGCCTGCATGTGCTGGTGTTCGCCCTGCTGTTCGTCAGTTTTGCCATGACGCCCGAGCTGCCACCTGCCAAGCCGATCGTCCAGGCTACCCTGTACCAGCTCAAGTCCAAGAGCCAGGCAACCACCCAGACCAATCAGAAGATTGCCGGGGAGGCGAAGAAAACCGCTTCGCGCCAGACCGAGGTCGAGCAGCTGGAACAGAAGAAGGTCGAGCAAGAGGCCGTGAAGGCTGCGGAACAAAAGAAAGCCGACGCCGCTCAAAAGGCCGAAGAGGCCCGCGAAGCCGCCGAAGCGAAAAAAGCCGAGGCCGCTGCCGAAGCCGCCAAGGCTGCCGAAGCCAAGAAAGCCACCGAAGCCAAGAAGGCCGAAGAGGCGAAGAAAGCTGCCGAGAAACAGCAGGCTGACATCGCCAAGAAGAAGGCCGAGGAAGAAGCCAAGAAAAAAGCCGAAGAAGAGGCCAAGAAAGAGGCCGCTGAAGAGGCGAAGAAGCAAGCCGCCGAGGACGCCAAGAAAAAGGCAGCCGAAGAGGCCAAGAAAAAAGCCGCCGAGGACGCCAAGAAAAAAGCGGTGGCCGAGGAAGCGAAAAAGAAGGCAGCTGAAGAGGCCAAGAAAAAGGCCGCTGCAGACGCCCAGAAGAAAAAGGCACAGGAAGCGGCCCGCAAGGCGGCAGAAGACAAGAAAGCCCAGGCCCTGGCCGAGCTGTTGTCCGACACCACCGAGCGGCAGCAGGCGCTGGCCGACGAGCAGGGGGACCAGGTGGCCGGCGACTTCGACGACCTGATCCGCATGCGCGCGGCCGAGGGCTGGGCGCGTCCGCCTTCCGCGCGCAAGGGCATGACGGTGGTCCTGCAGATCAACATGTTGCCGGACGGCACCATCACCAGCGTTAGCGTGGCCCGTTCCAGTGGTGACGGCCCGTATGACAGTTCGGCGGTGGCTGCGGTGAAGAACATTGGTCGTTTGACCGAGATGCAGGGTATGAAGCCGAGCGATTTCAACCAATATCGTTCGTTCAAGATGACATTTACACCTGAGGATCTAGCGTTGTGA
- the ruvC gene encoding crossover junction endodeoxyribonuclease RuvC produces MTLILGIDPGSRITGYGVVRQTARGCEYVASGCIRTGSGELHERLQIVFRGVSEIIAQHGPVTMGIERVFMARNADSALKLGQARGAAIVAAAEAGLEIAEYSATQVKQAVAGTGGANKEQVMMMVMHLLKLTQKPQIDASDALAIALCHAHTRSSLVPHGLATARRRGGRLRL; encoded by the coding sequence ATGACTCTGATTCTTGGTATCGACCCCGGCTCACGCATCACCGGTTACGGCGTGGTGCGCCAGACCGCCCGTGGTTGCGAGTACGTGGCGTCGGGCTGTATCCGCACCGGCAGTGGCGAGCTGCACGAGCGGCTGCAGATCGTTTTCCGTGGCGTCAGTGAAATCATCGCCCAGCACGGCCCGGTGACCATGGGCATCGAGCGGGTATTCATGGCCCGCAATGCCGACTCGGCGCTCAAGCTTGGCCAGGCCCGTGGCGCGGCCATCGTCGCCGCCGCCGAAGCCGGCCTGGAAATCGCCGAATACAGCGCCACCCAGGTCAAGCAAGCTGTAGCCGGTACCGGCGGAGCCAACAAGGAGCAGGTAATGATGATGGTCATGCACCTGCTGAAACTGACGCAAAAGCCGCAGATAGACGCCTCGGACGCCCTGGCGATCGCCCTGTGCCACGCCCACACCCGTTCTAGCCTGGTACCGCATGGCCTGGCCACGGCACGCCGTCGTGGTGGGCGCTTGCGTCTTTGA
- the tolB gene encoding Tol-Pal system beta propeller repeat protein TolB has protein sequence MLCCVAGMVVADEKNILVTSGSDRATPIAVVPFGLQGGSVLPEDMADIIGNDLRNSGYYSPIPRQNMISQPSQASEVIFRDWKALGAQYVMVGSIVPSGGRLQVQYALFNVATEQQVLTGSVAGSVDQLRDMAHYIADQSFEKLTGIKGAFSTRMLYVTAERFSTNNTRYTLQRSDYDGARAVTLLQSREPILSPRFAPDGKRIAYVSFEQKRPRIFVQHIDTGRREQVTNFEGLNGAPAWSPDGSRLAFVLSKDGNPDIYVMNVASRQISRVTAGPGINTEPFWGKDGNTLYFTSDRGGKPQIYKQSVSGGGAERVTFVGNYNANPKLSADEKTLVMIHRQQGFTNFKVAAQDLQRGSVKILSETSLDESPTVAPNGTMLIYATRQQGRGVLMLVSLNGRVRLPLPTAQGEVREPSWSPYLN, from the coding sequence ATGCTGTGCTGTGTGGCAGGCATGGTCGTGGCAGATGAAAAGAACATCCTGGTCACCAGCGGTAGCGATCGGGCCACGCCCATCGCGGTAGTGCCGTTCGGCTTGCAGGGCGGCAGCGTGCTGCCGGAAGACATGGCCGATATCATCGGCAATGACCTGCGCAATTCCGGGTACTACTCGCCGATTCCGCGGCAAAACATGATCAGCCAGCCGTCGCAGGCCAGCGAAGTAATCTTCCGTGACTGGAAAGCGCTGGGTGCACAGTACGTGATGGTCGGCAGCATTGTGCCGTCGGGCGGTCGCCTGCAGGTGCAGTACGCGCTGTTCAACGTCGCCACCGAGCAGCAAGTGCTGACCGGTAGCGTGGCTGGCAGCGTCGACCAACTGCGCGACATGGCGCACTACATTGCCGACCAGTCGTTCGAGAAGCTCACCGGCATCAAGGGTGCGTTCTCTACCCGTATGCTGTATGTAACGGCCGAGCGCTTCTCCACCAACAACACCCGCTACACCCTGCAGCGTTCTGACTACGACGGTGCGCGTGCGGTTACCCTGCTGCAATCGCGTGAGCCGATCCTGTCGCCACGCTTTGCGCCGGATGGCAAGCGTATTGCCTATGTCTCGTTCGAGCAGAAGCGCCCGCGCATCTTTGTTCAGCACATCGATACCGGTCGCCGCGAGCAGGTCACCAACTTTGAAGGCCTGAACGGCGCGCCAGCCTGGTCGCCGGACGGCTCGCGCCTGGCGTTCGTGCTGTCGAAGGACGGCAACCCGGACATCTACGTGATGAACGTGGCTTCGCGCCAGATCAGCCGCGTTACCGCTGGCCCGGGCATCAACACCGAGCCGTTCTGGGGCAAGGATGGCAACACCCTGTACTTCACCTCTGACCGTGGCGGCAAGCCGCAGATCTACAAGCAGTCGGTCAGTGGTGGTGGTGCCGAGCGTGTAACGTTCGTGGGTAACTACAACGCCAACCCGAAACTGTCGGCTGACGAAAAGACCTTGGTGATGATTCATCGCCAGCAGGGCTTTACCAACTTCAAAGTTGCGGCCCAGGATTTGCAACGCGGAAGTGTAAAGATTCTCTCGGAAACAAGTCTTGATGAGTCTCCCACTGTCGCGCCAAACGGCACCATGCTAATCTACGCCACCCGCCAGCAGGGCCGGGGAGTCTTGATGCTCGTGTCGCTTAATGGCCGCGTGAGGCTCCCACTTCCTACCGCTCAAGGCGAAGTCAGAGAACCGTCCTGGTCCCCCTACCTGAACTGA
- the pal gene encoding peptidoglycan-associated lipoprotein Pal — MEMLKFGKFAALALAMAVAVGCSSKGGDNAGEGAAVDPNAGYGANTGAVDGSLSEEAALRAITTFYFEYDSSDLKPEAMRALDVHAKDLKSNGNRVVLEGNTDERGTREYNMALGERRAKAVQRYLVLQGVSPAQLELVSYGEERPVATGNDEQSWAQNRRVELRK; from the coding sequence ATGGAAATGCTGAAGTTTGGTAAATTTGCTGCGCTGGCTCTGGCCATGGCCGTAGCTGTAGGTTGCTCCTCGAAGGGCGGCGACAACGCTGGTGAAGGCGCTGCTGTCGATCCGAACGCTGGCTACGGTGCAAACACCGGCGCCGTTGACGGTTCCCTGAGCGAAGAAGCTGCCCTGCGCGCAATCACCACCTTCTACTTCGAATACGACAGCTCGGACCTGAAGCCAGAAGCCATGCGCGCTCTGGACGTTCACGCCAAGGACCTGAAGTCCAACGGCAACCGCGTTGTCCTGGAAGGCAACACCGACGAGCGCGGCACCCGCGAGTACAACATGGCTCTGGGTGAGCGTCGTGCCAAGGCCGTTCAGCGTTACCTGGTTCTGCAGGGCGTTTCCCCTGCTCAGCTGGAACTGGTCTCCTACGGTGAAGAGCGTCCAGTTGCCACTGGCAACGACGAGCAATCCTGGGCTCAGAACCGTCGCGTAGAACTGCGTAAGTAA
- the queE gene encoding 7-carboxy-7-deazaguanine synthase QueE — MQDTLRITEVFYSLQGETRTAGLPTVFVRLTGCPLRCQYCDSAYAFSGGTLRTLDSLLEQVASFKPRYVCVTGGEPLAQPNALPLLQRLCDAGYEVSLETSGALDIAGTDTRVSRVVDLKTPGSEESHRNLYSNIEQLTRNDQVKFVICSREDYDWAVSKLIQYNLAERAGEVLFSPSHHQVKASDLADWIVADNLPVRFQLQLHKLLWNDEPGR; from the coding sequence ATGCAAGACACATTACGTATCACCGAAGTTTTTTACTCTCTGCAGGGTGAAACGCGAACGGCCGGGCTGCCCACCGTATTCGTGCGCCTTACCGGTTGCCCGCTGCGCTGCCAGTACTGCGACAGTGCCTATGCCTTCAGTGGCGGCACCCTTCGCACCCTCGATTCGCTCCTTGAGCAGGTCGCCAGCTTCAAGCCGCGCTACGTTTGCGTCACCGGTGGCGAGCCATTGGCCCAACCCAACGCCTTGCCGTTGCTGCAGCGCTTGTGTGACGCCGGTTACGAGGTGTCGCTGGAGACCAGCGGCGCGCTGGATATTGCCGGTACCGACACCCGCGTCAGCCGCGTTGTCGACCTGAAGACCCCGGGGTCGGAAGAGTCGCACCGTAACCTCTACTCGAATATCGAACAGCTCACCCGCAACGACCAGGTCAAGTTCGTCATCTGTTCCCGTGAGGACTACGACTGGGCGGTTTCCAAGCTGATCCAGTACAACCTGGCCGAGCGTGCGGGTGAGGTGTTGTTCTCGCCCAGCCACCACCAGGTGAAGGCCAGCGACCTGGCCGACTGGATCGTTGCCGACAACCTGCCCGTGCGCTTCCAGCTGCAGTTGCACAAGCTGCTGTGGAACGACGAACCCGGGCGTTGA
- the ybgF gene encoding tol-pal system protein YbgF, producing MRMCRRVVTVLALSLPLAAWAEVPVVDDNAGSYPPSGYGTSGAYAGAGASTPASAQGQLFMQLQQMQDQLSRQQGIIEELQNDVSRMKQENLERYQDLDRRINSGSAPAATPDNSSGGASNAAPGAAAGAAAQQPAASSEPGDPAKEKLYYDAAFDLIKQKDFDKASQAFNAFLRKYPNSQYAGNAQYWLGEVNLAKGDLPGASQAFAQVGQKYPKHSKVPDSLYKLADVERRMGHTDKVKGILQQVITQYPGTSAAQLAQRDLQKL from the coding sequence ATGCGTATGTGCCGCCGTGTAGTAACCGTCCTCGCACTCAGCCTGCCGCTCGCGGCCTGGGCTGAGGTCCCTGTAGTAGATGACAACGCAGGCAGTTATCCGCCTTCGGGTTATGGCACGAGCGGCGCCTATGCCGGGGCAGGGGCTTCGACCCCTGCCTCAGCACAGGGCCAGCTGTTCATGCAGCTGCAACAGATGCAGGACCAGCTTTCCCGCCAGCAAGGCATCATCGAAGAGCTGCAGAACGATGTGTCGCGCATGAAGCAGGAAAACCTGGAGCGATACCAGGACCTGGACCGTCGCATCAATAGTGGCTCCGCGCCTGCCGCGACCCCTGATAATTCCTCCGGTGGTGCATCCAATGCCGCCCCCGGTGCAGCAGCAGGTGCTGCTGCGCAACAACCGGCCGCCAGTAGCGAGCCCGGTGATCCAGCGAAAGAAAAGCTCTACTACGACGCCGCTTTCGATCTGATCAAGCAGAAGGACTTCGACAAGGCCAGCCAGGCGTTCAACGCCTTCCTGCGCAAGTACCCGAACAGCCAGTACGCGGGCAACGCCCAGTACTGGTTGGGTGAAGTGAACCTGGCCAAGGGTGACCTGCCAGGTGCCAGCCAAGCGTTTGCCCAGGTTGGTCAGAAGTACCCGAAGCACAGCAAGGTGCCAGATTCGCTGTACAAGCTGGCCGATGTCGAACGTCGCATGGGCCATACCGACAAGGTCAAGGGCATCCTGCAGCAGGTCATCACCCAGTACCCCGGCACCTCTGCCGCGCAACTGGCCCAGCGTGATCTGCAAAAGCTCTAA
- the ruvB gene encoding Holliday junction branch migration DNA helicase RuvB gives MIEADRLIAASGRDREEVQDRAIRPLRLDEYIGQPVVREQMALFIQAARGRSESLDHTLIFGPPGLGKTTLANIIAHEMGVSVKSTSGPILERPGDLAAMLTNLEPHDVLFIDEIHRLSPVVEEVLYPAMEDFQLDIMIGEGPAARSIKLDLPPFTLVGATTRAGMLTNPLRDRFGIVQRLEFYSDKDLATIVSRSANILGLVIEDQGAYEIARRARGTPRIANRLLRRVRDYAEVRGKGQITKAVADMALNLLDVDERGFDHSDRRLLLTMIEKFDGGPVGVDNLAAAISEERHTIEDVLEPYLIQQGYIMRTPRGRVVTRHAYLHFGLNIPGRLGAAGDFSEPGDE, from the coding sequence GTGATCGAAGCCGACCGTCTGATCGCCGCCAGTGGCCGCGACCGTGAAGAAGTCCAGGACCGTGCGATCCGCCCGCTGCGGCTGGACGAGTACATCGGCCAGCCGGTGGTGCGCGAACAGATGGCGCTGTTCATCCAGGCCGCCCGTGGCCGCAGTGAATCGCTCGATCACACCTTGATCTTCGGCCCGCCGGGCCTGGGCAAGACCACGTTGGCCAACATCATTGCCCACGAAATGGGCGTGTCGGTAAAGAGTACCTCGGGGCCGATTCTCGAGCGCCCCGGCGACCTGGCGGCCATGCTGACCAACCTCGAGCCCCACGACGTGCTGTTCATCGATGAGATTCACCGGCTGTCACCGGTCGTCGAAGAGGTGCTGTACCCGGCGATGGAGGACTTCCAGCTCGATATCATGATCGGTGAAGGGCCGGCGGCCCGTTCCATCAAGCTCGACTTGCCACCGTTCACCCTGGTGGGTGCCACCACCCGCGCCGGCATGCTCACCAACCCGCTGCGTGACCGCTTTGGTATCGTCCAGCGCCTGGAGTTCTACAGTGACAAGGACCTGGCCACCATCGTCAGCCGCTCGGCCAACATCCTTGGCCTGGTCATCGAAGACCAGGGCGCCTACGAGATCGCCCGCCGTGCACGTGGCACACCGCGTATCGCCAACCGCCTGCTGCGCCGCGTGCGTGACTACGCCGAGGTGCGCGGCAAGGGGCAGATTACCAAGGCCGTGGCCGACATGGCGCTGAACCTGTTGGATGTCGACGAGCGCGGCTTCGACCATTCCGACCGCCGGCTGCTGCTGACCATGATCGAGAAGTTCGACGGCGGCCCGGTGGGGGTGGACAACCTGGCCGCGGCCATCAGTGAAGAACGCCACACCATCGAGGACGTGCTTGAGCCGTACCTCATCCAGCAAGGCTACATCATGCGTACGCCGCGCGGCCGAGTGGTCACCCGGCACGCCTACCTGCACTTTGGCCTGAATATTCCCGGGCGCTTGGGGGCGGCCGGTGATTTTTCCGAACCAGGCGATGAATGA
- the ybgC gene encoding tol-pal system-associated acyl-CoA thioesterase, with amino-acid sequence MRAQNQLEPFAHRCRVYYEDTDAGGVVYYVNYLKFMERARTERLRHLGFSQSQLAEDNLLFVVHSSEARYHAPARLDDELRVTAQVLELNRASLRFVQQVWREKDETLLCEGQFLVAAVRADTFKPRAIPPELRNAFAADGSGNQSNAGE; translated from the coding sequence ATGCGCGCGCAAAATCAGCTCGAACCGTTCGCACACCGTTGTCGCGTCTATTACGAAGACACCGATGCGGGCGGCGTGGTGTATTACGTCAACTACCTGAAATTCATGGAGCGCGCGCGCACCGAACGCCTACGGCACCTGGGCTTTTCCCAGTCGCAGCTGGCCGAAGACAACCTGCTGTTCGTGGTCCACTCCAGCGAAGCGCGCTATCACGCGCCGGCGCGGCTGGATGACGAACTGCGGGTCACCGCGCAAGTACTTGAACTCAATCGTGCCAGCCTGCGCTTCGTGCAACAGGTTTGGCGTGAGAAGGATGAAACGCTGCTTTGCGAAGGGCAGTTCCTGGTGGCCGCCGTGCGCGCCGACACTTTCAAACCCCGAGCCATACCCCCGGAGCTGCGCAACGCCTTTGCGGCGGACGGCTCGGGTAATCAATCGAACGCAGGAGAATAA
- a CDS encoding YebC/PmpR family DNA-binding transcriptional regulator gives MAGHSKWANIKHRKERQDAKRGKVFTKWIRELTVAAKQGGPDPASNPRLRLALDKALGANMSRDIIDRAVARGAGTNESDNVEELSYEGYGPGGVAIMVEAMTDNRNRTAAAVRHAFTKCGGNLGTDGSVAYLFERKGQISFAPGVDEDALMEAAMEADADDVVANEDGSFDVFTSFNSFYAVRNALEEAGFKADDAEIVMQPTTSAELDQDGAEKVLKLIDMLEDLDDVQNVYSNAQISDEIMENLG, from the coding sequence ATGGCTGGTCATTCCAAGTGGGCGAACATCAAGCACCGCAAAGAGCGCCAGGATGCCAAGAGAGGCAAGGTCTTCACCAAGTGGATCCGCGAGCTGACGGTCGCTGCCAAGCAGGGCGGCCCTGACCCGGCATCCAACCCGCGTCTGCGCCTGGCGCTGGACAAGGCCTTGGGCGCCAACATGAGTCGCGACATCATTGATCGTGCGGTGGCGCGTGGTGCTGGCACCAACGAAAGCGACAACGTCGAAGAACTCAGCTACGAGGGTTACGGCCCGGGTGGCGTGGCGATCATGGTCGAGGCCATGACCGATAACCGCAATCGCACTGCCGCCGCCGTGCGTCATGCTTTCACCAAGTGTGGCGGCAACCTCGGTACCGACGGTTCGGTGGCCTACCTGTTCGAGCGCAAGGGGCAGATCAGCTTTGCCCCGGGTGTGGACGAAGACGCGTTGATGGAAGCGGCGATGGAAGCCGATGCCGACGACGTGGTGGCTAACGAGGACGGCTCGTTCGACGTGTTCACCTCGTTCAACAGCTTCTACGCTGTGCGCAACGCCTTGGAAGAGGCGGGCTTCAAGGCTGATGACGCGGAAATCGTCATGCAGCCGACCACCAGTGCCGAGCTCGATCAAGACGGTGCCGAGAAGGTACTCAAACTGATCGACATGCTCGAAGACCTGGATGACGTACAGAACGTCTACTCCAACGCCCAGATTTCCGACGAGATCATGGAAAACCTCGGCTAA
- the tolR gene encoding protein TolR, whose product MARVRHKRKPVAEMNVVPYIDVMLVLLVIFMVTAPMLNQGVKVDLPKVSSEALPQDNNVQILTISIKADKTYYWNLGSEVDTDKQMDKAMTLPAMTDAVTKIIAAGRDQGKQTQVFIRGDKAVDYGAVMGAMGGLQKAGVGNVGLITEAP is encoded by the coding sequence ATGGCCCGAGTTCGCCACAAACGCAAGCCCGTCGCCGAGATGAACGTGGTGCCCTACATCGACGTGATGCTGGTGCTGCTGGTCATCTTCATGGTGACGGCGCCCATGCTCAACCAGGGCGTGAAGGTCGACCTGCCCAAGGTTTCCAGCGAAGCCTTGCCGCAGGACAACAACGTCCAGATCCTCACCATCTCCATCAAGGCCGACAAGACCTACTATTGGAACCTCGGCAGCGAAGTCGATACCGATAAGCAGATGGACAAGGCCATGACCTTGCCTGCCATGACCGACGCGGTGACCAAGATCATTGCCGCTGGCCGTGACCAGGGCAAACAGACCCAGGTATTCATTCGTGGCGACAAGGCTGTCGACTATGGCGCGGTCATGGGTGCCATGGGCGGGTTGCAGAAGGCCGGTGTCGGTAACGTTGGCCTGATTACCGAGGCGCCCTGA
- the tolQ gene encoding protein TolQ, whose translation MEANVVDHTSMWSLVSNASVVVQLVMLTLVAASVTSWIMIFQRSTMLRAGRRALDAFEERFWSGIDLSKLYRQAGSNPDPDSGVEQVFRAGFKEFSRLRQQPGVDPDAVMEGVGRAMRVAISREEEKLEQSLPFLATVGSTSPYIGLFGTVWGIMNSFRGLASAQQATLATVAPGIAEALIATAIGLFAAIPAVIAYNRFAARSEVLIGRYYTFADEFQAILHRKVHTSEE comes from the coding sequence GTGGAAGCTAACGTCGTCGACCATACCTCCATGTGGAGTCTGGTCAGCAATGCCAGCGTGGTGGTACAGCTGGTAATGCTGACCTTGGTGGCCGCCTCGGTCACCTCATGGATCATGATCTTCCAGCGCAGCACCATGCTGCGTGCCGGTCGTCGTGCGCTGGATGCCTTTGAGGAGCGCTTCTGGTCGGGCATCGACCTGTCCAAGCTGTACCGCCAGGCAGGCAGCAACCCAGACCCGGATTCCGGTGTCGAGCAGGTGTTCCGTGCCGGCTTCAAGGAGTTTTCACGCCTGCGTCAGCAGCCGGGTGTTGACCCGGACGCGGTCATGGAAGGCGTTGGCCGTGCCATGCGCGTGGCGATCTCGCGCGAGGAAGAAAAACTCGAGCAAAGCCTGCCGTTCCTGGCCACTGTCGGTTCGACCAGCCCGTACATCGGCCTGTTCGGTACCGTATGGGGCATCATGAACTCCTTCCGCGGCCTGGCCAGCGCCCAGCAGGCCACCTTGGCCACGGTCGCCCCGGGTATCGCCGAAGCGCTGATCGCCACCGCCATCGGCCTGTTCGCGGCAATCCCTGCGGTTATCGCCTACAACCGCTTCGCGGCCCGCAGCGAAGTGCTGATTGGCCGTTACTACACCTTCGCCGACGAGTTCCAGGCGATCCTGCACCGCAAAGTGCACACCAGCGAAGAGTAA
- the ruvA gene encoding Holliday junction branch migration protein RuvA, whose product MIGRLRGTLAEKQPPHLIIDVNGVGYELEVPMTTLYRLPKLGETVTVHTHLVVREDAHLLYGFAEKRERELFRELIRLNGVGPKLALALMSGLEVDELVRCVQAQDTSALVRVPGVGKKTAERLLVELKDRFKAWETSPAMFTLVSDGPLPVASESTAEADAVSALVSLGYKPQEASKAIAAIKDKAGLSSEELIRRSLKGMITK is encoded by the coding sequence GTGATTGGACGTTTGCGCGGCACCCTGGCGGAAAAACAGCCGCCGCACCTGATTATCGACGTCAACGGCGTGGGCTACGAACTGGAAGTTCCTATGACCACGCTGTACCGTCTGCCCAAATTGGGCGAAACCGTCACCGTGCACACCCACCTGGTGGTGCGCGAAGACGCCCACCTGCTCTATGGCTTTGCCGAAAAGCGCGAACGCGAGCTGTTCCGCGAGTTGATTCGCCTCAATGGCGTGGGGCCAAAGCTGGCCCTGGCGCTGATGTCCGGGCTGGAAGTGGACGAGCTGGTGCGCTGCGTGCAGGCCCAGGATACGTCGGCCTTGGTGCGCGTGCCCGGTGTCGGCAAGAAAACCGCCGAGCGCCTGCTGGTCGAGCTCAAGGACCGCTTCAAGGCCTGGGAAACGTCCCCGGCCATGTTCACCCTGGTCTCCGATGGCCCGCTGCCGGTGGCCAGCGAGTCCACAGCCGAAGCCGACGCTGTCAGCGCCCTGGTCTCGCTGGGCTACAAGCCGCAGGAAGCCAGCAAGGCAATCGCCGCGATCAAGGACAAGGCAGGCCTGAGCAGTGAAGAGCTGATCCGCCGCAGCTTGAAAGGGATGATTACCAAGTGA